The genomic window ATTGATACGGACAGCTATAAAACTCATTTGGAAAATAATACGATTCTAAATGTAATGCATCATGAAACGGTACAAAAAGGAGATACATTTTACATTCCAACGGGGCGTGTACACGCCATTGGCGCAGGAGTTTTGTTAGCAGAAATACAGCAAACATCAGATGTCACCTATCGTATTTACGATTATGATAGAGTCGATTCAAAAACAGGTACAAAAAGAGAATTGCATAACGAACTGGCAATTGATTTCATCGATTATGAAGTGCATGATACTTATAAAACGGAATATTCTATAGAAAAGAATGTATCCAATAAATTGGTACATTCACCTTATTTTAAGACTAACATTTTAGACATCAATTCAACAGTAGAAAAAGATTATTCAGCCATAGATTCTTTTATTATTTACATGTGTGTAGAAGGCTCAATTGAGATTGTTTCTGAAGGAGAAACCTACACAATAAATAATGGTGAAACGTTATTAGTACCAGCAACTTTAAATAACATTATTTTAAAAGCAGAAAACGCAAAAGTTTTGGAGGTTTATTATTAGTTAATTCAATATTAATAATAAATTAATGCGATGTTCTTTTATTTGAATAAAAATTTAAATTAAACAAAATGAAAAAAATAATTGTATTACTTCTTCTTTTGACTGTGTCCGTCGCTCAGGCTCAAAAAAATCAAAAAGCAGTAGCGTTAGCAGATAAACTATCTAATGTTATGGAGTTTGATAAAGATCAAAGCGCACTACTTCTAGAGTTAATTCTGGATAGAAATAACAAGAAAAGAGCTTTGAGAAAAGAATACGCAGATGATAAAGATACCTTTAAAGTAAAAGCTAAAGAAGTAGAAAAAGCATATAACAAAGATTTAAGAGTGTTAGCTGGTATAGAAAAGTTTAAGCTTTTAG from Formosa sp. Hel1_33_131 includes these protein-coding regions:
- a CDS encoding type I phosphomannose isomerase catalytic subunit; amino-acid sequence: MKLYPLQFTPLFKYRIWGGEKLKTELKKQYKENNIGESWEISDVSGDETKVAKGSLKGNTLRDLTMEFKGDLIGEAVYEKFGEEFPLLIKFIDAKTPLSIQVHPSNEVAKMRHGSFGKNEMWYVMQADKDAELIVGFDEKIDTDSYKTHLENNTILNVMHHETVQKGDTFYIPTGRVHAIGAGVLLAEIQQTSDVTYRIYDYDRVDSKTGTKRELHNELAIDFIDYEVHDTYKTEYSIEKNVSNKLVHSPYFKTNILDINSTVEKDYSAIDSFIIYMCVEGSIEIVSEGETYTINNGETLLVPATLNNIILKAENAKVLEVYY